One window of Camelina sativa cultivar DH55 chromosome 4, Cs, whole genome shotgun sequence genomic DNA carries:
- the LOC104779472 gene encoding expansin-like A3, translating to MRSFLYLRVVVSLFSSYVNACDRCLHSSKASYFSSASALSSGACAYGSMATSFFAGHIAGAIPSIYKDCAGCGACFQVRCKNPKLCTSKGTIVMVTDLNTGSQTDLVLSSRAFRAMAKPGSGADKYLLKQGIVDVEYQRVPCNYGKRNLHVRVEEASKKPNYLAIKLLYQGGQTEVVGIDIAQVGSSQWSYMTRSHGAVWATDKVPTGALQFRFTVTGGYDGKTAWAKRVLPANWKAGRIYDAGVQITDNAQEGCDTCSHIWN from the exons atgagAAGCTTTCTCTACCTACGCGTAGTAGTGTCCCTCTTCTCATCATATGTTAACGCATGTGACCGATGTCTTCACAGTTCTAAAGCATCTTATTTCTCATCTGCCTCTGCTCTCTCTT CCGGAGCTTGTGCTTATGGCTCTATGGCTACCAGTTTCTTCGCCGGACACATTGCGGGAGCTATACCTTCCATTTACAAAGATTGTGCTGGCTGTGGAGCTTGCTTTCAAGTCAGATGCAAGAACCCCAAGTTGTGTACCAGTAAAGGAACCATTGTGATGGTCACAGACTTGAACACGGGCAGCCAAACCGATCTTGTTCTTAGTAGTAGAGCTTTTAGGGCTATGGCTAAGCCTGGTTCTGGTGCTGACAAGTATCTTCTCAAACAAGGCATCGTCGACGTTGAATACCAAAG AGTTCCTTGCAATTACGGTAAAAGGAATTTGCACGTGAGAGTGGAAGAAGCAAGCAAAAAGCCAAACTACTTGGCGATAAAGCTTTTATACCAAGGAGGCCAAACCGAAGTGGTAGGCATCGACATTGCTCAAGTTGGTTCGTCACAATGGAGTTACATGACTAGAAGCCACGGAGCCGTGTGGGCTACTGACAAAGTACCAACCGGAGCACTACAGTTTAGGTTCACGGTGACAGGCGGCTACGATGGCAAAACAGCTTGGGCAAAGAGAGTTCTTCCGGCCAATTGGAAAGCGGGGAGGATCTACGATGCGGGCGTTCAGATCACCGACAATGCTCAAGAAGGTTGTGATACATGCAGTCACATATGGAACTGA
- the LOC104783426 gene encoding pre-mRNA-splicing factor SLU7-A-like, producing the protein MATASVGFKSREDRRKQNELEEARKAGLAPPEVDKDGKVINPHTPQFLSKVPWYTKSNSENPSLEHQKNWKTETVSTKTYYQRCAKIDQAEKYCKGACQSCGAMTHDVKTCMDRPRKVGAKYTDKNIAPDEKIESIILDYDGKRDRWNGYDPSNYRFVMDLFDAKEAARKKYLKEQHLKKLEEKNNNDATSDREEEDDDLRVDEVKLDKDFAKVTKRVRTTDGGSTGTVRNLRIREDTAKYLVNLDVNSAYYDPKSRSMREDPLPDADPNDNFCLGDNQYRKSGQTLEFKQLNTYSCEAFEKGQDMHMQAAPSQAELVYKRVKVAKENQKSQRKDAIMAKYGNAAATKDDIPMELLLGQSERQVEYDRAGRRLIKRVH; encoded by the coding sequence ATGGCGACAGCTTCAGTTGGTTTTAAGTCTAGGGAAGATCGTAGGAAGCAAAACGAATTAGAGGAAGCTCGTAAAGCAGGGCTTGCTCCACCTGAGGTAGACAAGGATGGAAAGGTAATCAATCCTCACACACCTCAGTTTTTGTCAAAAGTTCCATGGTATACCAAGTCTAATTCTGAAAACCCGAGTCTGGAGCATCAAAAGAATTGGAAAACCGAAACCGTTTCCACAAAAACATACTATCAAAGATGTGCCAAGATTGACCAAGCCGAGAAATATTGCAAGGGAGCTTGTCAGAGCTGTGGTGCAATGACGCATGATGTTAAAACATGTATGGATAGACCTCGCAAGGTTGGAGCGAAATACACAGACAAGAACATTGCACCTGATGAGAAAATCGAGAGTATTATATTGGACTACGATGGTAAGAGGGACCGATGGAACGGTTATGATCCTTCGAACTACCGTTTTGTGATGGATCTGTTTGACGCGAAAGAGGCTGCACGAAAGAAGTACCTCAAGGAGCAGCACCTTAAGAAACTAGAGGAGAAGAACAATAACGATGCAACAAGTgatagagaggaagaagacgacgacTTAAGGGTTGATGAAGTTAAGCTTGATAAGGATTTTGCTAAGGTTACAAAACGTGTTCGTACGACTGATGGTGGTAGCACAGGAACTGTAAGGAATCTGCGTATCAGAGAAGACACTGCAAAATACTTGGTGAACCTTGATGTGAACTCAGCTTATTACGACCCTAAATCTCGATCCATGCGTGAAGATCCGCTCCCGGATGCAGATCCGAATGATAACTTTTGTTTAGGAGATAACCAATATAGAAAAAGTGGCCAAACTCTGGAGTTCAAACAGCTAAACACCTATTCATGTGAAGCTTTTGAAAAAGGACAGGACATGCATATGCAAGCGGCTCCTTCCCAAGCTGAGTTGGTTTATAAGAGGGTTAAGGTTGCAAAGGAGAACCAGAAATCTCAGAGAAAGGACGCAATCATGGCAAAGTACGGGAATGCAGCAGCTACAAAAGATGACATCCCAATGGAGCTTTTGCTTGGACAAAGTGAAAGACAAGTCGAGTATGACCGGGCAGGCCGGAGGCTTATAAAGAGAGTTCACTAG